A window from Tenacibaculum singaporense encodes these proteins:
- a CDS encoding helix-turn-helix domain-containing protein, giving the protein MSQDLKELQISIQKKIGNNIQNIREEKGLSQVDLASKMLGRFDTTNISRIESGRTNPTLFTLYRISEALEVSLTELVGFSLEEK; this is encoded by the coding sequence ATGAGTCAGGATTTAAAAGAACTACAAATTTCTATTCAGAAAAAGATAGGTAATAACATTCAAAATATTAGAGAAGAAAAAGGTCTATCACAAGTAGATTTGGCTAGTAAGATGCTTGGTAGGTTTGATACTACAAATATTTCTAGAATTGAATCTGGTAGAACAAATCCTACTCTTTTCACTTTATATAGAATTAGTGAAGCTTTAGAAGTTTCATTAACTGAATTAGTGGGTTTTTCTTTAGAAGAAAAATAA
- a CDS encoding nuclear transport factor 2 family protein, giving the protein MKKELNLIKTYIEGYNSFDVDKMISTLNKDIVFENYTNNSLTLKLDGINQFKEQAEKVLLFFSERKQEIEEIISKEEYYEVHLKYTATLQVDLSKELKKGNQLNLKGKSIFFFQDDTITKIEDHS; this is encoded by the coding sequence ATGAAAAAAGAACTCAATTTAATAAAAACCTATATAGAAGGGTACAACTCTTTTGATGTAGATAAAATGATTTCAACTTTAAATAAAGATATTGTTTTTGAAAATTATACTAACAATTCTTTGACTTTAAAACTTGATGGAATAAATCAATTTAAAGAACAAGCAGAGAAAGTATTATTATTTTTCTCAGAGAGAAAACAGGAAATAGAAGAAATCATCTCAAAAGAAGAATACTATGAAGTTCATCTTAAGTATACAGCAACATTACAAGTTGACTTATCTAAAGAACTTAAAAAAGGTAATCAATTAAACCTAAAAGGTAAGAGTATTTTCTTCTTTCAGGATGATACAATAACTAAAATAGAAGACCACAGTTAA
- a CDS encoding bifunctional 3-deoxy-7-phosphoheptulonate synthase/chorismate mutase type II, which translates to MENTKELRTWLDAFGLGHPLVIAGPCSAETEEQVLRIAHELKDTDATVLRAGIWKPRTRPGNFEGVGALGLKWLQKAKQETGMLIATEVANKDHVKLAIEHDVDILWIGARTTVSPFIVQEIADALEGTDKIVLVKNPVNPDLPLWLGAIERLYAKNIKKLGVIHRGFSTYEKTRYRNNPEWQIPIELQNRFPDLPLICDPSHIAGRRDIIFDVCQTALDLNFDGLMVETHYDPDNAWSDAAQQITPKSLIQMMIDLKVRKATDTETEYRNALNTLRTQIDVVDHQLIEMLGKRMKIADSIGQLKKEKNVAILQTKRWNEILGKMILEGDERGLSEEFVLKMFKAIHQESINHQEKIINN; encoded by the coding sequence ATGGAGAATACAAAAGAGTTAAGAACATGGTTAGATGCTTTCGGATTAGGGCATCCACTGGTAATTGCAGGACCTTGTAGTGCCGAAACAGAAGAACAAGTATTACGAATTGCTCACGAATTGAAAGATACAGATGCCACTGTTTTAAGAGCTGGAATTTGGAAACCTCGTACCAGACCTGGCAATTTTGAAGGTGTTGGTGCTTTAGGGTTAAAATGGCTACAAAAAGCAAAACAAGAAACGGGTATGTTAATTGCTACTGAAGTTGCCAACAAAGACCACGTAAAACTTGCAATTGAGCACGACGTAGACATCTTATGGATTGGTGCCCGCACTACCGTAAGTCCTTTTATTGTTCAAGAGATTGCAGATGCTTTAGAAGGAACCGATAAAATTGTTTTGGTAAAAAACCCTGTAAACCCTGATTTACCATTGTGGCTAGGTGCCATAGAACGTTTATATGCTAAAAACATTAAAAAACTAGGGGTTATCCATAGAGGTTTCTCTACTTACGAAAAAACAAGATACCGTAACAATCCTGAATGGCAAATTCCTATTGAATTACAAAACCGTTTCCCTGATTTACCACTGATTTGTGATCCGTCACACATCGCTGGTCGTCGTGATATTATTTTTGATGTTTGCCAAACTGCCTTAGATTTAAACTTTGATGGTTTAATGGTTGAAACTCATTACGATCCAGATAATGCATGGAGTGATGCTGCACAACAAATCACTCCTAAATCGTTAATTCAAATGATGATTGATTTAAAAGTTAGAAAAGCCACAGATACAGAAACTGAATACAGGAATGCTTTAAACACGCTACGTACTCAAATTGACGTAGTGGATCATCAATTAATTGAAATGCTAGGTAAACGTATGAAAATAGCAGATTCAATTGGTCAATTGAAAAAAGAGAAAAACGTAGCTATTTTACAAACTAAAAGATGGAATGAAATACTAGGTAAAATGATTTTAGAAGGTGATGAACGTGGTTTAAGTGAAGAATTTGTTCTTAAAATGTTCAAAGCAATACACCAAGAAAGTATCAATCACCAAGAGAAAATTATTAACAATTAA
- a CDS encoding JAB domain-containing protein — protein sequence MKVAEIKISYSSRNSNKFKIQNSADAYNLVAEKWNKDLIELQEEMKVILLNRANIVLGIFELSKGGTNSTVVDVKLLVSVALKCNAHSIIMCHNHPSGNLKASKADIEITNKVKKACSYFDMVLLDHLIVTKDEHLSFADEGLL from the coding sequence ATGAAAGTAGCTGAAATAAAAATTTCCTATTCTAGTAGGAATAGTAATAAGTTCAAAATACAAAATAGCGCAGATGCTTACAATCTAGTTGCTGAGAAATGGAATAAAGATTTAATTGAACTACAAGAAGAAATGAAAGTAATTTTACTTAATCGAGCCAATATAGTATTGGGAATATTTGAATTATCTAAAGGAGGAACAAATAGCACAGTTGTAGATGTAAAATTACTTGTAAGTGTAGCTTTAAAATGTAATGCACATAGTATAATTATGTGTCACAATCATCCTAGTGGTAATTTAAAAGCAAGTAAGGCTGATATTGAAATTACCAATAAAGTTAAAAAGGCATGTAGTTATTTTGATATGGTGCTTTTAGATCACTTAATAGTTACCAAGGATGAACATTTGAGTTTTGCAGATGAAGGGTTATTGTAA
- a CDS encoding lipocalin family protein, producing the protein MKKVILFLMTTLILSSCGGSDDNLQSGIVGKWNKIKETKEYSNGSIEEVTLSTCDLKETLELKSNKQVILTKYSGTNCEDARTSEGTYSYNESNNELTLPGNNKQIVEVSENKMNFKFTVTGIESYIKTVYFVRVN; encoded by the coding sequence ATGAAAAAAGTAATTTTATTTTTAATGACTACCTTAATTCTATCCTCATGCGGGGGAAGTGATGATAATTTACAATCAGGAATTGTTGGAAAATGGAATAAGATAAAAGAAACTAAAGAATACTCCAATGGAAGTATTGAAGAAGTAACCTTGTCAACTTGTGATTTAAAAGAAACTTTAGAATTAAAATCTAATAAACAAGTTATCCTTACTAAGTACTCTGGAACAAATTGTGAAGATGCAAGAACATCTGAGGGGACTTATTCTTACAATGAATCTAATAATGAATTAACCCTACCAGGAAACAATAAACAAATTGTTGAGGTAAGTGAAAATAAAATGAATTTTAAATTCACAGTAACTGGTATTGAAAGTTATATTAAGACAGTATATTTTGTTCGTGTTAATTAA
- a CDS encoding prephenate dehydrogenase: protein MNIFIIGLGLIGGSLALDIQQEFKNATIYGIDSNEEHGDLALEKRIIHQKATSSELKNADIVIIAIPVDVSQEVILKTLDNISDTCLVFDVGSTKEAICNAIKNHPKRRNFLATHPIAGTEFSGPNAALTNLFRNKTNIICEVEKTAFKLQEKALDIFSKLGMRIRYMDPKSHDKHIAYVSHLSHISSFMLGKTVIEKEKNERDIFDMAGSGFASTVRLAKSSPAMWTPIFEQNKENVIESLNEYIHNLQQFKTLLENNDFPEIYTEMENTNHIKQILNGILEVVPQ from the coding sequence ATGAACATATTTATTATAGGTTTAGGATTAATCGGCGGAAGTCTTGCCCTAGATATTCAGCAAGAATTTAAGAATGCTACTATCTATGGAATTGATTCCAACGAAGAGCATGGAGACCTTGCTTTAGAGAAAAGGATCATCCATCAAAAAGCGACTTCTTCAGAGTTGAAAAATGCAGATATAGTCATTATTGCTATTCCTGTTGATGTTTCACAAGAGGTAATTTTAAAAACATTGGATAATATCTCTGATACCTGTTTGGTTTTTGATGTAGGTTCGACTAAAGAGGCGATTTGCAATGCTATTAAGAACCATCCGAAAAGAAGAAATTTTTTAGCAACACACCCTATTGCTGGAACTGAGTTTTCAGGACCAAATGCAGCATTGACAAATTTATTTAGAAATAAAACTAATATTATTTGCGAGGTAGAAAAAACAGCTTTCAAATTACAGGAAAAAGCATTAGATATATTTTCAAAATTAGGAATGCGTATTCGATACATGGATCCAAAATCGCACGATAAGCATATTGCCTATGTATCACATTTATCACATATCAGCTCTTTCATGTTAGGTAAAACGGTCATTGAAAAAGAGAAAAACGAGCGTGATATTTTTGATATGGCTGGTAGTGGATTTGCTTCTACTGTGCGTTTAGCAAAAAGCTCACCAGCAATGTGGACACCTATTTTTGAGCAAAATAAAGAAAATGTTATTGAGTCTCTGAATGAATATATTCATAACTTACAACAATTCAAAACTTTATTAGAAAACAACGATTTTCCAGAAATCTATACAGAAATGGAAAACACCAATCATATAAAACAAATATTAAACGGAATTTTAGAGGTTGTACCTCAATAA
- a CDS encoding YceI family protein has protein sequence MKKTILAIAFIAIGAVSCKTEKNKAAVSDEVKEVAKTENIINTYKANVAESTVTWKGSKPTGSHNGIVSLEKGTLEVENGNVKSGEFIIDMTTIVCEDLEAGNGKEKLEGHLKASDFFDVEKFPTAKFEVASSELKDGKAHVTGNLTLKDVTKSITIPATVTETDDMLTFKSDVFSIDRTDFGVTYKSKKIDAALKDKFINDLMEISFEIKAKK, from the coding sequence ATGAAAAAAACAATTTTAGCTATTGCTTTTATTGCAATTGGAGCAGTTTCTTGTAAGACAGAAAAAAACAAAGCTGCTGTTAGCGACGAAGTTAAGGAAGTTGCAAAAACAGAAAACATTATCAATACTTATAAAGCTAATGTTGCAGAATCTACTGTAACTTGGAAAGGGAGCAAGCCAACTGGTTCTCACAACGGTATAGTAAGTTTAGAAAAAGGAACTTTAGAGGTTGAAAACGGAAACGTAAAATCTGGAGAGTTCATTATCGACATGACTACTATTGTTTGTGAAGATTTAGAAGCTGGAAACGGTAAAGAAAAATTAGAAGGTCATTTAAAAGCTAGTGATTTCTTTGATGTTGAAAAATTCCCAACTGCTAAGTTTGAAGTAGCAAGTTCTGAGTTAAAAGACGGAAAAGCTCACGTTACTGGTAACTTAACTCTTAAAGATGTTACAAAGAGTATTACTATTCCTGCTACTGTTACAGAAACTGATGATATGTTAACTTTTAAAAGTGATGTTTTTAGTATTGACAGAACTGACTTTGGTGTTACTTACAAGTCTAAGAAAATTGATGCTGCTTTAAAAGACAAGTTTATCAATGACTTAATGGAAATTTCTTTTGAGATTAAAGCTAAAAAATAA
- the dtd gene encoding D-aminoacyl-tRNA deacylase, giving the protein MKIVIQRVSKASVTIEGEKVAEIQNGLLILLGIINEDTQEDIKWLSNKVTNLRVFNDDEGVMNNSIKDIDGDIITVSQFTLHASTKKGNRPSYIKAAKPDVAIPLYEKFVQQLEVDLGKKVQTGQFGADMKVELLNDGPVTIIIDSKDKK; this is encoded by the coding sequence ATGAAAATTGTAATTCAACGCGTTTCAAAAGCTAGCGTTACTATTGAAGGTGAAAAAGTAGCTGAAATACAAAATGGTCTTTTAATTTTACTTGGAATTATTAATGAAGATACTCAAGAAGATATTAAATGGCTCTCTAACAAAGTAACAAACCTTCGTGTTTTTAATGATGATGAAGGTGTTATGAATAATTCGATTAAAGATATAGATGGAGATATCATTACTGTAAGTCAATTCACCTTACACGCTTCCACTAAAAAAGGAAATCGTCCTAGCTATATCAAAGCTGCTAAACCAGATGTAGCCATTCCTCTGTATGAAAAATTTGTTCAACAACTTGAAGTTGATTTAGGAAAAAAAGTACAGACAGGTCAATTTGGTGCCGACATGAAAGTAGAGTTACTAAATGACGGGCCTGTAACCATCATTATCGATTCTAAAGATAAGAAATAA
- the gapS4a gene encoding GapS4a family protein encodes MGEWSKSIGEKGEKIVKFLFEDTLEFNSLIENETINCNYPKEHKRKEAKKDRTTHGIDGLIYYKSPVEDELLDICLISSKYTSEEYPNSPKAKFKSYVEDLAHTLQCFNNSQKKNEINHKFTDVTKTHVTGILVWLSDESDIGFDLNSKVNNSLFSSDLIFDEIILIDNQRINFLYESIYKTKLLNKDSKVDFVYHNSGINFNARQEKTYGNVFPLNYIYSDIIPLRIEDKSKNKVTFSIFVNDDFNNDNLARILSFTKSFDYLNAIDETIINFKTYNSLTDISIIKDVLSTYDNYKLEDNLFIGKFPIDYRN; translated from the coding sequence ATGGGAGAATGGTCCAAGTCTATTGGAGAAAAAGGTGAAAAAATTGTAAAGTTTTTGTTTGAAGATACTTTAGAATTTAATTCTTTAATTGAAAATGAAACGATTAATTGTAATTATCCAAAAGAGCATAAAAGGAAAGAAGCAAAAAAAGACAGAACTACACATGGGATAGATGGGCTAATTTATTATAAGAGTCCAGTAGAAGATGAATTGCTCGATATTTGTTTGATTTCCTCAAAATATACTTCTGAAGAATATCCTAATAGCCCTAAAGCAAAATTTAAGTCTTATGTTGAAGATTTAGCTCATACACTTCAATGCTTCAATAATTCCCAAAAGAAAAATGAAATAAATCATAAATTCACTGATGTTACTAAAACTCATGTTACAGGTATTTTGGTTTGGTTATCTGATGAAAGTGACATAGGTTTTGATTTAAATTCTAAAGTAAATAATTCCTTATTTAGTAGTGATTTAATTTTTGATGAAATAATATTAATAGATAATCAAAGAATTAACTTTCTTTATGAAAGTATTTATAAGACTAAGTTACTTAATAAGGATAGCAAAGTGGATTTCGTTTATCATAATTCAGGTATAAACTTTAATGCTAGACAAGAAAAAACTTATGGTAATGTCTTCCCTTTAAATTATATCTACTCTGATATAATACCTTTAAGAATAGAAGATAAAAGTAAAAACAAAGTAACGTTTTCTATTTTTGTTAATGATGACTTCAATAATGATAATCTTGCAAGAATATTAAGTTTTACTAAATCATTTGATTATTTAAATGCTATTGATGAGACTATAATAAATTTTAAAACTTATAATTCCTTAACTGACATCAGTATTATTAAAGACGTATTATCAACTTATGACAATTATAAACTAGAAGATAATCTTTTCATTGGAAAATTTCCAATTGATTATAGAAACTAA
- the rsgA gene encoding ribosome small subunit-dependent GTPase A: MTGTVYKSTGSWYWVKSEGELYKCRIKGKFRIKGIKSTNPISVGDIVDFSLETKNDEETGLITNIHERKNYIVRKSVNLSKQTHVIASNIDQVFLLITIDNPPTFTTFIDRFLVTAEAYSIKTILVFNKIDSYEIEQRAEILYLKDIYEAIGYECIEVSAIQNINIDKIKESMTGKVSMFAGHSGVGKTTLVNAIEPSLNLKTKEISEQHKQGQHTTTFAEMFDLSFDARIIDTPGIKGFGVVDMDKDELGDYFPEFFALKQDCKFNNCIHINEPQCAVKEALENEEIAWSRYKSYLQILEGEDEHYRTDIWE; encoded by the coding sequence ATGACAGGAACGGTTTATAAATCTACAGGAAGTTGGTATTGGGTAAAGTCTGAAGGCGAGCTATACAAGTGTCGTATTAAGGGAAAGTTTCGTATCAAAGGAATTAAAAGCACCAATCCTATCTCAGTAGGTGATATTGTTGATTTTTCATTAGAAACCAAAAATGATGAAGAGACAGGATTAATTACCAATATTCACGAACGTAAAAACTACATTGTTCGTAAATCTGTAAATCTATCAAAGCAAACTCATGTAATTGCTTCTAATATTGATCAAGTATTTTTATTAATTACGATAGACAACCCTCCTACGTTTACAACATTTATTGATCGTTTTTTAGTCACTGCAGAAGCCTACTCAATCAAAACTATATTAGTTTTTAATAAAATTGACTCTTATGAAATTGAGCAGCGTGCTGAAATTTTGTATCTAAAAGACATTTATGAAGCCATCGGTTATGAATGTATTGAAGTTTCTGCTATCCAAAACATTAATATCGATAAAATTAAAGAATCAATGACTGGCAAAGTAAGTATGTTTGCTGGTCACTCGGGAGTTGGAAAAACTACCTTGGTTAACGCTATTGAACCTTCTTTAAACTTAAAAACGAAAGAAATTTCTGAACAACATAAGCAAGGACAGCATACTACCACATTTGCTGAAATGTTTGATTTAAGTTTTGATGCTCGCATTATAGACACTCCAGGGATTAAAGGTTTTGGTGTAGTTGATATGGATAAAGATGAATTAGGTGATTATTTTCCTGAGTTTTTTGCTTTAAAACAAGACTGTAAATTCAACAATTGTATTCATATTAACGAACCCCAATGTGCAGTTAAAGAAGCCTTGGAAAATGAAGAAATAGCTTGGTCTCGTTATAAAAGTTATCTACAAATTTTAGAAGGCGAAGACGAACACTACAGAACTGATATTTGGGAATAA
- the lipB gene encoding lipoyl(octanoyl) transferase LipB translates to MNKKIRISDLGRKDYKETWDYQTSLLDEIVSLKRERRNGESKIETPNYFLFVEHPHVYTLGKSGDINNLLLNEEKLKEKEATFYKINRGGDITYHGPGQIVGYPILDLENFFTDIHKYLRLLEESIILTIAEYGLEGERSEGETGVWLGVGTPFARKICAMGIRASRWVTMHGFALNVNANLGYFDNIIPCGIRGKAVTSMEVELGRKISEEEVKEKIIKHFKELFEVEEFIKA, encoded by the coding sequence ATGAATAAAAAAATAAGAATTAGTGATCTAGGAAGAAAAGATTACAAAGAAACATGGGATTATCAAACGAGTCTTTTAGATGAAATAGTATCATTAAAAAGAGAAAGAAGGAATGGAGAAAGCAAAATTGAAACTCCTAATTATTTTTTATTTGTTGAGCATCCACATGTATATACCCTAGGAAAATCGGGAGATATTAATAATTTATTATTGAACGAAGAGAAGCTTAAAGAAAAAGAAGCTACTTTTTATAAAATTAATAGAGGAGGGGATATAACTTACCATGGACCAGGGCAAATTGTAGGTTATCCAATTTTAGATTTAGAAAACTTTTTTACTGATATTCATAAGTATTTACGCTTGTTAGAAGAATCAATTATTTTAACAATTGCGGAATATGGATTGGAAGGGGAAAGAAGTGAAGGAGAAACAGGAGTGTGGTTAGGTGTAGGTACTCCGTTTGCAAGAAAAATTTGTGCTATGGGAATTAGAGCAAGTAGATGGGTTACTATGCATGGTTTTGCCTTGAATGTAAATGCCAACTTAGGTTATTTTGATAATATAATTCCTTGTGGAATACGAGGGAAAGCGGTTACTTCAATGGAGGTTGAGTTAGGGAGAAAGATATCAGAAGAAGAAGTAAAAGAGAAAATTATAAAGCATTTTAAAGAGTTATTTGAAGTGGAAGAATTTATAAAAGCATAA
- a CDS encoding pyridoxal phosphate-dependent aminotransferase has protein sequence MIQFANRLQTVQEYYFSKKLQEVRQLISEGKPIINIGIGSPDLQPPTSVLKAIQDSLQDNGAHSYQSYQGLPEFRQAVSNFYQNNYLVNINPANEVLPLMGSKEGIMHISLTFLNEGDQVLIPNPGYPTYSSVTNLLGGKPIFYNLDEATNWQPDFEALEKLDTSRIKLMWVNYPHMPTGADATKETFQKLIDFGKKHNIVIVNDNPYSFILNEHPQSILQIEDAKDIAIELNSVSKSFNMAGWRVGMLLGKPEFLTEVLKVKTQMDSGMFYGIQKGATKALGLEKDWFTQLNNTYKKRQKLVFELAEKLGCTYDKNASGMFVWCKLPDGKTSEEMIDDLLYNKHIFAAPGTIFGSQGEGYIRFSLCVPEEKINEVIARI, from the coding sequence ATGATACAGTTTGCTAATAGATTACAAACCGTACAAGAATACTACTTCTCTAAAAAGCTACAAGAAGTACGTCAATTAATTTCAGAAGGTAAACCAATTATAAATATCGGAATTGGAAGCCCTGATTTACAGCCTCCAACATCAGTATTAAAAGCTATTCAAGATAGCTTACAAGATAACGGAGCACATAGTTATCAGAGTTATCAAGGCTTACCAGAGTTTAGACAAGCTGTTTCAAATTTTTATCAGAATAACTATCTGGTTAACATTAATCCTGCTAACGAAGTACTTCCTTTAATGGGAAGTAAAGAAGGAATTATGCATATTTCATTAACTTTTTTAAATGAAGGAGATCAGGTATTAATTCCTAATCCAGGGTACCCAACCTATAGTTCTGTTACTAATTTACTAGGAGGTAAACCTATTTTTTACAATTTAGATGAAGCTACTAACTGGCAACCTGATTTTGAAGCTTTGGAAAAACTCGACACCTCAAGAATAAAGTTGATGTGGGTAAATTATCCGCACATGCCAACGGGTGCCGATGCTACCAAAGAAACTTTTCAAAAATTGATTGACTTTGGAAAAAAACACAATATTGTTATTGTAAATGACAATCCGTATAGCTTTATACTAAATGAACATCCTCAAAGTATTTTACAAATTGAAGATGCTAAAGACATCGCTATCGAATTAAACTCGGTTAGTAAATCTTTTAACATGGCAGGGTGGCGTGTTGGAATGTTATTAGGCAAACCCGAATTCTTAACCGAAGTTTTAAAAGTAAAAACTCAAATGGATTCTGGTATGTTTTACGGAATTCAAAAAGGAGCCACTAAAGCATTAGGATTAGAGAAGGATTGGTTTACTCAGCTAAACAACACCTATAAAAAAAGGCAAAAACTAGTGTTTGAGTTAGCAGAAAAATTAGGATGTACCTACGATAAAAACGCATCTGGAATGTTTGTTTGGTGCAAACTTCCTGATGGAAAAACATCTGAAGAAATGATTGATGATTTACTATATAATAAACACATCTTCGCTGCTCCAGGAACCATTTTTGGTAGTCAAGGCGAAGGCTATATTCGTTTCTCACTATGTGTACCAGAAGAAAAAATTAACGAAGTAATAGCTAGAATATGA
- a CDS encoding DUF5995 family protein, whose translation MKPIHTIDDVIDILQDIINESTNNKSPLGYFAALYQKVTIKVKEGIQNNYFDDNQRMEKLDIIFAKRYIEAYYNYQNNIPITSSWEKAFSIANKYWYIVLQHLLVGMNAHINLDLGIAAAEVSKGKDIQNLHSDFNKINDILSSLVNDVQDDLAKVYPFLKKILTWTKDVDDFLVDFSMELARNGAWDFAVELANTPTNNIENTIHKRDIKITEKADLVISPGFIPKLIFMIIRVSEIGTVTQKIKDLTD comes from the coding sequence ATGAAACCTATTCATACAATTGATGATGTTATAGATATACTACAAGATATAATTAACGAATCTACCAATAACAAAAGTCCGTTAGGATATTTTGCAGCTTTATACCAAAAAGTAACAATCAAGGTAAAAGAAGGCATACAAAACAATTATTTTGATGATAACCAACGAATGGAAAAACTCGATATAATTTTTGCTAAAAGGTATATAGAAGCTTATTACAATTACCAAAACAATATACCTATCACTTCTTCTTGGGAAAAAGCTTTCAGCATAGCTAATAAGTATTGGTATATAGTTTTACAACATTTGCTAGTTGGTATGAATGCACATATTAATTTAGATTTAGGAATTGCAGCAGCAGAAGTTTCTAAAGGGAAAGACATTCAAAATTTACATAGCGATTTCAATAAAATAAATGATATTTTATCCTCTTTAGTTAACGATGTTCAAGATGATTTAGCCAAAGTATATCCTTTTCTAAAGAAAATTCTTACCTGGACTAAAGATGTTGATGATTTTTTAGTTGATTTCAGCATGGAGTTAGCAAGAAATGGTGCTTGGGATTTCGCTGTAGAATTAGCCAACACACCAACTAATAATATTGAAAACACTATACATAAAAGAGACATTAAAATAACCGAAAAAGCAGACCTGGTTATTTCTCCAGGTTTTATCCCAAAACTAATTTTTATGATTATTAGAGTTTCAGAAATAGGAACAGTAACTCAGAAAATTAAAGATTTAACAGATTAA
- a CDS encoding prephenate dehydratase, protein MKKIAIQGIQGSNHHIVANNYYGKNIDLNECLSFDVLVDSLINSRSEQAIMALENTIAGSIIPNYALIDKYNLHISGEYYLSIHHHLMALPDQRIEDITEVCSHPMALLQCKEFFKQHKHIKLVEDVDTSAVAKRIADQQLKGVAAIAPKMAADIFKLSVIEDEIQTIKNNATRFVFLQTSLPKNGKSEINKASLKFELDHKRGSLATVLNVMSDCKLNLTKIQSLPKIETPWKYSFFVDVTFEKYEDYEKAKAIIQIMAEEFKILGEYKNGRL, encoded by the coding sequence ATGAAAAAAATAGCCATTCAAGGAATACAAGGAAGCAACCACCATATTGTTGCAAACAACTACTACGGAAAAAATATCGACTTAAACGAATGTTTATCTTTTGACGTACTGGTTGATAGCCTTATCAATTCAAGAAGTGAGCAAGCAATTATGGCTTTAGAAAACACCATAGCAGGCTCAATCATACCCAACTATGCCCTAATTGACAAGTACAATTTGCATATTTCTGGTGAGTATTACTTGTCTATACATCATCATTTAATGGCGTTACCTGACCAACGAATTGAAGACATCACTGAGGTTTGTTCGCATCCGATGGCATTACTACAATGTAAAGAATTTTTCAAACAACATAAACACATTAAGTTAGTTGAAGATGTTGACACTTCCGCTGTTGCAAAAAGAATCGCGGATCAACAATTAAAAGGAGTTGCAGCAATTGCACCTAAAATGGCTGCTGATATTTTTAAATTATCAGTTATTGAAGATGAAATTCAAACGATTAAAAATAACGCAACTCGATTTGTATTTCTTCAAACAAGTCTTCCAAAAAATGGTAAAAGTGAAATCAATAAAGCTTCATTAAAATTTGAACTAGATCACAAAAGAGGAAGTTTAGCTACAGTGCTAAATGTAATGAGCGACTGTAAATTAAACCTTACTAAAATACAATCGCTCCCCAAAATCGAGACGCCCTGGAAGTACTCTTTTTTCGTAGATGTAACTTTTGAAAAATATGAAGATTACGAAAAAGCAAAAGCCATCATACAAATTATGGCAGAAGAATTTAAAATATTAGGTGAATATAAAAACGGAAGATTATGA